One genomic segment of Gottschalkia acidurici 9a includes these proteins:
- a CDS encoding ABC transporter ATP-binding protein, translating to MISTIKAIIGKDIKKLYLPITLMFLDSLGMMTFIGVLYKLLMDISSDSFTMDKLKIYTSILIGSFIFRCIMISVGYKLNHLRGSDIIKDMRVSLGDHIRSLNLGYFNKNSIGNLMNILTADVTDFERILTHSLGDIIKAIVLIPYIIIISFFIDTRIALAQLITILIAAPILIASGKMAQKFGLRKRAVLSDVISRIIEYINGIKVFKSYNQTGDKFKRLEDSFRTFKKESIMIELSVAPFVLAFQILSDFILPVVLLTGSYILLGGNIDEKTFIAFLIISISLTNILKGLSAQYPEYKALKLAAEKIISTYDKKSLEFSKDKVDFKNFDIEFKDVTFGYEEEKDILKNISFKVKEGTTTALVGPSGSGKTTITSLIARFWDNDKGEIKIGENNISNINPDYILQHISVVFQDVYLLNDTIYNNIKLGRPNASYEEVVKAAKLANCHEFIEKLKGKYETMIGEGGSTLSGGEKQRISIARAILKDSPIILLDEATASLDADNEIEIQRSLEKLTEGKTVIVIAHKLNTIVNSDQIIVLNDGKIEEIGNHEELVKNKRRYYNMYKEQEEAKGWVV from the coding sequence ATGATAAGTACTATAAAGGCTATAATAGGAAAAGATATAAAAAAGCTATATTTACCTATTACTCTTATGTTTTTAGATAGTTTAGGGATGATGACATTTATAGGAGTTCTTTATAAACTACTAATGGATATAAGTAGTGACTCATTTACTATGGATAAACTCAAAATATACACATCTATACTTATAGGGTCATTCATATTTAGATGCATTATGATAAGTGTAGGATATAAATTAAATCATCTTAGAGGCTCAGACATTATAAAAGATATGAGAGTTAGCTTGGGAGATCATATAAGAAGTTTAAATTTAGGTTACTTTAATAAGAATAGTATCGGGAATTTAATGAATATATTGACAGCTGATGTTACCGACTTTGAAAGGATTCTAACACATAGTTTAGGAGATATTATAAAAGCAATTGTACTAATACCTTATATAATCATAATATCTTTCTTTATAGATACTAGAATTGCTTTAGCACAGCTTATAACTATATTAATAGCAGCACCAATCTTAATAGCAAGTGGTAAAATGGCACAAAAATTTGGATTAAGAAAAAGAGCAGTTTTAAGTGATGTAATATCTAGAATAATAGAATATATAAATGGAATAAAAGTATTTAAATCATATAATCAAACAGGAGATAAGTTTAAAAGATTAGAAGATTCGTTTAGGACATTTAAAAAAGAGAGTATAATGATAGAGCTTTCTGTAGCTCCATTTGTATTAGCATTTCAGATACTATCTGACTTCATACTTCCTGTAGTATTACTTACAGGGTCATATATACTTTTGGGTGGAAATATAGATGAAAAAACATTCATAGCTTTTTTAATTATAAGTATTTCATTAACTAATATATTAAAAGGACTATCAGCGCAGTATCCTGAGTACAAAGCATTAAAGCTTGCAGCAGAAAAGATAATAAGCACTTATGATAAAAAGTCACTAGAGTTTAGTAAGGACAAAGTAGACTTTAAAAACTTTGATATAGAATTTAAAGATGTTACATTTGGATACGAAGAAGAAAAAGATATACTGAAAAATATAAGTTTTAAAGTAAAGGAAGGAACAACTACAGCATTAGTAGGACCTTCGGGGTCTGGAAAGACTACTATAACTAGCCTAATCGCTAGATTTTGGGACAATGACAAAGGTGAAATTAAGATTGGAGAAAATAATATATCTAATATAAATCCAGATTATATACTTCAGCATATAAGTGTGGTATTTCAAGATGTATATCTTTTAAATGATACTATATACAACAATATAAAGCTTGGAAGACCGAATGCTAGTTATGAGGAAGTAGTAAAGGCTGCAAAACTTGCTAATTGTCATGAATTTATAGAAAAACTTAAAGGTAAGTACGAAACCATGATAGGAGAAGGAGGATCTACTCTATCAGGAGGAGAAAAGCAAAGAATATCAATAGCAAGAGCAATATTGAAAGATTCTCCTATTATACTCTTAGATGAGGCAACAGCATCTCTTGATGCAGATAATGAGATAGAGATACAAAGATCACTAGAGAAACTAACTGAAGGAAAAACTGTAATAGTAATAGCACATAAGTTAAATACAATAGTAAACTCAGATCAAATAATAGTTCTAAATGATGGGAAAATAGAAGAGATAGGTAATCATGAAGAACTAGTTAAAAATAAAAGACGTTACTATAATATGTATAAAGAGCAAGAAGAGGCTAAGGGATGGGTAGTATAA
- the wrbA gene encoding NAD(P)H:quinone oxidoreductase type IV — protein sequence MDNIKLAIIYYSMGGTNYQLAKWAEEAGKEVGAEVRLLKVQELAPDSVVQSNEVWRATTEMTKDIPVATSQDLEWADAIIFSSPTRFGNIASQMKQFLDLQGGFWAQGKTINKVVSAMSSAQNPHGGQEQTIHAIYTSMMHWGAIIVPPGYTDDSIFKAGGNPYGTSVTVGQDGKMIEDVEASVKHQAKRTIEIAKALKAGSK from the coding sequence ATGGATAATATTAAGTTAGCTATAATATATTATAGTATGGGTGGCACAAACTATCAGCTAGCAAAGTGGGCTGAAGAAGCTGGAAAAGAAGTTGGTGCAGAAGTTAGATTACTAAAAGTACAAGAATTAGCACCAGATTCAGTTGTTCAATCTAATGAAGTCTGGAGAGCTACAACTGAGATGACTAAAGATATTCCTGTTGCTACATCACAGGATTTAGAATGGGCAGATGCTATTATATTTTCATCACCAACTCGCTTTGGAAATATAGCATCTCAAATGAAGCAGTTCTTAGATTTACAAGGTGGATTCTGGGCTCAAGGAAAAACTATAAACAAAGTAGTTTCTGCAATGAGTTCAGCTCAAAATCCTCATGGAGGACAAGAGCAAACTATTCATGCAATATATACGAGCATGATGCACTGGGGAGCTATAATAGTACCACCAGGATATACAGATGATTCTATATTTAAAGCTGGCGGTAATCCTTATGGAACTAGTGTTACAGTTGGCCAAGATGGTAAAATGATAGAAGATGTAGAAGCATCTGTTAAGCATCAAGCTAAACGTACTATAGAAATTGCTAAAGCATTAAAAGCTGGAAGTAAATAA
- a CDS encoding O-acetylhomoserine aminocarboxypropyltransferase/cysteine synthase family protein — MKIETKCLHEGYHPGNGETRALPIYQSTTYTYDSTEHIGKLFDLTAEGHMYSRISNPTVGAVEDKIAALEGGVGALCTTSGQAASLISILNIMSVGDHFISVSTIYGGTINLFAVTLKRFGIECTFVDTNASEEDIQKEFRPNTKAVFGETIANPALSVFDIEKFANIAHKNGVPLIVDNTFATPILCRPFEFGADIVIHSTTKYMDGHAIQVGGVIVDSGKFDWTNGKFPEFTEPDESYHGVVYTKEFGESAYIVKARVQLMRDLGAYPSANAAFLLNLGLETLPVRMEKHCRNAEKVASYLNECDKIEFVNYPALEGSKYHDLQQKYLPSGCSGVISFSIKGGRETAVKFMDNLKLASNVVHVADIRTCVLHPASATHRQLSDEQLIAAGITPGLVRISVGLENIDDIIEDIDQALNIAFK; from the coding sequence ATGAAAATAGAAACAAAATGTTTACATGAAGGATATCATCCTGGAAATGGTGAAACTAGAGCTCTACCTATATATCAAAGCACGACTTATACTTATGATTCTACTGAACATATTGGAAAGCTGTTTGACCTTACAGCTGAGGGACATATGTATTCCCGTATCTCAAATCCAACAGTTGGAGCAGTTGAAGATAAAATAGCAGCACTTGAAGGTGGAGTAGGTGCCTTATGTACTACTTCTGGACAAGCAGCTTCACTAATTAGTATTCTTAATATTATGAGTGTCGGAGATCATTTTATAAGTGTATCTACAATATATGGAGGAACTATAAACCTATTTGCTGTAACTCTTAAAAGGTTTGGTATAGAATGCACTTTTGTTGATACTAATGCGTCTGAAGAAGATATTCAAAAAGAATTTAGACCAAATACAAAAGCTGTATTCGGCGAGACTATTGCAAATCCAGCCTTATCTGTTTTCGATATTGAGAAGTTTGCTAATATTGCTCATAAAAATGGTGTTCCTCTTATAGTAGATAATACTTTTGCTACACCTATACTTTGTAGACCATTTGAATTTGGAGCTGATATAGTTATTCACTCTACAACTAAGTATATGGATGGACACGCTATTCAAGTTGGAGGAGTTATTGTAGATAGCGGAAAATTTGATTGGACAAATGGTAAGTTCCCAGAGTTTACTGAACCTGATGAATCTTATCACGGAGTAGTTTATACAAAAGAATTTGGTGAATCCGCATATATTGTTAAAGCCAGAGTTCAACTTATGAGAGACCTTGGCGCATATCCATCTGCTAATGCAGCTTTTCTTTTAAACTTAGGTCTTGAAACACTTCCAGTTAGAATGGAAAAACACTGTAGAAATGCTGAAAAAGTAGCTTCTTATTTAAATGAATGTGATAAAATTGAATTTGTGAACTATCCAGCATTAGAAGGCAGTAAGTACCATGATCTTCAGCAAAAATACTTACCTTCAGGATGTAGCGGTGTTATCTCATTCTCTATTAAAGGTGGAAGAGAAACTGCAGTTAAATTTATGGATAATTTAAAACTTGCCTCAAATGTTGTTCATGTAGCGGATATTCGTACTTGTGTACTTCATCCAGCTAGTGCAACTCACAGACAACTTTCAGATGAGCAACTTATAGCAGCAGGTATAACTCCTGGACTTGTTAGAATTTCTGTTGGTCTTGAAAATATAGATGATATAATTGAAGATATAGATCAAGCTTTAAATATTGCGTTTAAATAA